In Thauera aromatica K172, one DNA window encodes the following:
- a CDS encoding methyl-accepting chemotaxis protein: MRNNQPVTQKEYELKEEQILNTRTDLNGVITYANRAFVEVSGFSREELIGAPHNIVRHPDMPPEAFANMWQTLQAGESWHGLVKNRRKNGDYYWVDANVTPVMEGGSVVGYASVRLKAERAAVERAEAAYQRIREGKGGVVLARGQIKRGGLLGWLGGLNVRTMRARMIAMMTIAAGLLILTGGLGLYAMDSAGQRVLELRRDGLEDIARLQQIDQLITQGYQSVTSSNPMTVLEGREERAGTVGRLSSNMLELWEAYRAREINHTGIAGEFDQGFNGYVDGLQGMADLLSGGEPFEVYQAVMQRSPELQATGIKLSAMVSSLVGEKQVLAAALATEAEDMQAKMAMVLAVGAGLGLVLLTLVGVMVIRGLLRAVAELRAFALQIAVGNIGIDAPERRDDELGKLMLSFDVMRRSLGNIVTEVNSGIAVVTPASREIAASNNDLSSHTDQQAAALQETASSMEEMTATVRQNTENARQASGLTSDNAKRARTAGEHMRGVVDSMGRITASSRKMSDIINVIDSIAFQTNILALNASVEAARAGEQGRGFAVVAGEVRNLAGRSANAAKEIRALIDTSSSEIEGGAELIHQAEASIGEVVNATSRVNDIMGEITAASEEQTSGIGQINQAVVEMDKVTQENASRVQSTARAAAALEHQAEQLTVAIAAFRLRGAGAERAGLHHAAVPATRAGSTAKARPALAAGEAESGNRRRVRAAAATAAPAAALAAPLGMAASAVDDWEEF; this comes from the coding sequence ATGCGCAATAACCAGCCCGTCACCCAGAAAGAATACGAGTTGAAGGAGGAGCAGATCCTCAACACGCGCACCGACTTGAACGGTGTCATCACCTATGCGAACCGGGCGTTCGTCGAAGTGAGCGGCTTCAGCCGCGAGGAACTGATCGGCGCTCCGCACAACATCGTGCGCCACCCCGACATGCCGCCGGAAGCCTTCGCCAACATGTGGCAGACGCTGCAGGCCGGCGAGAGCTGGCACGGCCTGGTCAAAAACCGGCGCAAGAACGGCGACTACTACTGGGTCGATGCGAACGTCACTCCGGTCATGGAAGGCGGCAGCGTGGTCGGCTACGCTTCGGTGCGGCTGAAGGCCGAGCGTGCCGCGGTCGAGCGCGCCGAAGCGGCCTACCAGCGCATCCGCGAGGGCAAGGGCGGGGTCGTGCTGGCACGCGGCCAGATCAAGCGCGGCGGCCTGCTGGGCTGGCTCGGCGGGCTGAACGTGCGCACCATGCGCGCGCGGATGATCGCGATGATGACGATCGCCGCGGGCCTGCTGATCCTGACCGGTGGCCTCGGCCTGTATGCGATGGACAGCGCCGGCCAGCGCGTGCTCGAACTGCGCCGCGACGGTCTGGAAGACATTGCCCGCCTGCAGCAGATCGACCAGCTGATCACCCAGGGCTATCAGTCGGTGACTTCGTCGAACCCGATGACGGTGCTCGAGGGGCGCGAAGAGCGCGCCGGGACGGTCGGCCGCCTGAGCTCGAACATGCTCGAGCTGTGGGAAGCTTATCGCGCCCGCGAGATCAACCACACCGGGATCGCTGGCGAATTCGACCAGGGCTTCAATGGCTATGTCGATGGCCTGCAGGGAATGGCGGACCTGCTCTCCGGCGGGGAGCCGTTCGAGGTCTACCAGGCGGTGATGCAGCGCTCGCCCGAATTGCAGGCCACGGGCATCAAGCTGTCGGCGATGGTGTCCTCGCTGGTGGGTGAAAAACAGGTCCTCGCCGCGGCGCTGGCGACCGAGGCCGAGGACATGCAGGCGAAGATGGCAATGGTGCTGGCGGTCGGCGCCGGCCTGGGCCTGGTGCTGCTGACCCTGGTCGGGGTGATGGTGATCCGCGGCCTGCTGCGCGCGGTGGCCGAACTGCGCGCGTTCGCGCTGCAGATCGCGGTGGGCAACATCGGTATCGATGCGCCCGAGCGGCGCGACGACGAACTCGGCAAGCTGATGCTCTCCTTCGACGTGATGCGGCGCAGCCTCGGCAACATCGTCACCGAGGTCAATTCCGGCATCGCCGTGGTGACGCCGGCCAGCCGGGAGATCGCGGCGAGCAACAACGACCTGTCCTCGCATACCGACCAGCAGGCCGCAGCGCTGCAGGAGACCGCCTCGAGCATGGAGGAAATGACCGCCACCGTGCGCCAGAACACCGAGAACGCCCGCCAGGCGAGCGGACTGACGTCGGATAACGCCAAGCGCGCGCGCACCGCGGGCGAGCACATGCGCGGCGTGGTGGATTCAATGGGGCGGATCACGGCGAGCTCGCGCAAGATGTCGGACATCATCAACGTCATCGACTCGATCGCCTTCCAGACCAACATCCTCGCGCTCAACGCCTCGGTCGAGGCCGCGCGCGCCGGCGAACAGGGGCGCGGTTTCGCCGTCGTCGCCGGTGAGGTGCGCAATCTGGCCGGGCGCTCGGCGAACGCGGCGAAGGAGATCCGCGCCCTGATCGACACCTCGTCGTCTGAAATCGAGGGCGGTGCCGAACTCATCCACCAGGCCGAAGCGTCGATCGGCGAAGTCGTGAATGCGACCAGCCGGGTCAACGACATCATGGGCGAGATCACCGCCGCCTCCGAAGAACAGACCAGCGGCATCGGGCAGATCAACCAGGCGGTGGTCGAGATGGACAAGGTGACGCAGGAAAACGCCTCGCGCGTGCAAAGCACGGCGCGCGCGGCGGCCGCACTGGAGCACCAGGCCGAGCAGCTGACGGTTGCGATCGCCGCCTTCCGCCTGCGCGGCGCCGGCGCGGAGCGCGCCGGGCTGCACCATGCCGCGGTCCCGGCGACGCGCGCCGGCAGCACGGCGAAAGCCCGCCCCGCCTTGGCCGCAGGAGAGGCCGAGTCCGGCAATCGGCGCCGTGTGCGCGCCGCTGCAGCCACGGCTGCGCCCGCGGCGGCACTGGCGGCACCACTCGGAATGGCTGCCTCCGCCGTCGACGACTGGGAGGAGTTTTGA
- a CDS encoding CheR family methyltransferase yields MSVGPDSRNRADASASGLSCARDLELTGSDFERIRTLIYERAGIVLSEHKKEMVYSRLAKRLRHHGLQRFSDYIARLERQPQAREWEAFTNALTTNLTAFFREAHHFPLLADHVRERRGPVRVWCAAASSGEEPYSIAMTLVEALGARASEAQVIATDINTDTLDSAREGIYSMERLERIDQERLRRFFQKGRGARQGFARVRPEIAAMIRFEPLNLLAEKWSIDGPFDAIFCRNVMIYFDTSTQARILERFAPLLKADGLLFAGHSENFSYITQSFRLRGQTVYVRAAGAHAAPAGRRPEGPFGRVAEEGWAS; encoded by the coding sequence TTGAGCGTCGGCCCCGATTCCAGGAACCGGGCGGACGCTTCGGCGTCCGGCCTTTCCTGCGCGCGCGACCTCGAGCTGACCGGGAGCGACTTCGAGCGCATCCGCACGCTGATCTACGAGCGCGCCGGCATCGTGCTGTCCGAGCACAAGAAAGAAATGGTCTACAGCCGCCTGGCGAAGCGCTTGCGGCACCACGGGCTGCAGCGTTTCAGCGACTACATCGCGCGCCTCGAGCGCCAGCCCCAGGCGCGCGAGTGGGAGGCCTTCACCAACGCGTTGACCACCAACCTGACCGCCTTCTTCCGCGAGGCCCATCATTTTCCCCTGCTCGCCGACCATGTCCGGGAGCGCCGCGGGCCGGTGCGGGTGTGGTGCGCGGCGGCCTCCAGCGGCGAGGAGCCGTATTCGATCGCGATGACCCTGGTCGAGGCGCTCGGGGCGCGGGCGAGCGAGGCTCAGGTGATCGCGACCGACATCAACACCGACACCCTCGACAGCGCGCGCGAAGGCATCTACTCGATGGAGCGGCTCGAGCGCATCGACCAGGAGCGCCTGCGGCGCTTCTTCCAGAAAGGCCGGGGCGCGCGCCAGGGATTCGCCCGGGTGCGTCCCGAAATCGCGGCGATGATTCGTTTCGAGCCGCTCAACCTGCTTGCCGAGAAGTGGTCGATCGATGGCCCCTTCGATGCGATATTTTGCCGTAACGTCATGATTTATTTCGATACTTCGACCCAGGCCCGGATCCTCGAGCGCTTCGCGCCGCTGCTCAAGGCCGATGGCCTGCTGTTCGCCGGGCATTCCGAGAATTTTTCCTACATCACCCAGTCGTTCCGCCTGCGCGGGCAGACGGTGTATGTCCGCGCCGCAGGCGCGCACGCCGCACCCGCCGGCCGCCGCCCCGAAGGCCCGTTCGGGCGCGTCGCCGAAGAAGGATGGGCGTCATGA
- the flhC gene encoding flagellar transcriptional regulator FlhC: MSEKSLVAELAEINLAVELIELGARLHVLEAETAISRTRLIRFYKEIRGVSPPKGMLPFSTDWFVTWQPNIHSSLFYNTYLRLHEDPGCERMDAFVKAFRLYRELVDRDGEQAVLGLTRAWTLVRFFESGMLQRSRCTRCGGKFVAHAHAPVHDYVCGLCQPPSRAGKGASSHAAARRSELRTAGACSGPASG; encoded by the coding sequence ATGAGCGAAAAGAGCCTGGTTGCCGAGTTGGCCGAGATCAACCTCGCCGTCGAGCTGATCGAGTTGGGCGCGCGGCTGCACGTGCTGGAAGCCGAGACCGCAATCAGCCGCACGCGGCTGATCCGTTTCTACAAGGAAATCCGCGGAGTGTCCCCGCCCAAGGGGATGCTGCCGTTTTCCACCGACTGGTTCGTTACCTGGCAGCCCAACATTCATTCGTCGCTGTTTTACAACACCTACCTGCGCCTGCACGAAGATCCCGGCTGCGAGCGCATGGATGCGTTCGTCAAAGCGTTCCGCCTGTATCGGGAGCTCGTCGACCGCGATGGCGAGCAGGCCGTTCTGGGGCTGACGCGCGCATGGACGCTGGTGCGTTTTTTCGAAAGCGGGATGCTGCAGCGGTCGCGGTGCACGCGCTGCGGCGGAAAGTTCGTCGCCCACGCCCATGCACCGGTGCACGACTACGTCTGCGGCCTGTGCCAGCCGCCGTCGCGCGCCGGCAAGGGCGCGTCTTCGCATGCCGCGGCCAGGCGCTCGGAGCTGCGTACCGCTGGTGCGTGTAGCGGCCCGGCGAGCGGCTGA
- the motA gene encoding flagellar motor stator protein MotA, giving the protein MLIPLGYIVVIASVFGGFVLSGGSLGPLFQPTEVLMIVGAGVGAFIASNNGKAIRATFRSFSTLRRSAGYNKAMYMELMALLYQLLSKIRREGMLGIERDIDNPAESALFSQYPKVIEDPMILGFLTDYLRLMVSGGMNPHELDELMLHEIEGFEHEAHVPANALARVGDAMPAFGIVAAVMGVVKALSTANAPPDQMGQMIAHALVGTFLGILVGYGFVSPVAHRIERQVAEAVKMLQCIRVTLLASLNGYAPPIAVEFGRKTLDSSERPDFAELEAHVRGPRAETGNA; this is encoded by the coding sequence GTGCTGATACCTCTCGGCTATATCGTCGTCATCGCCTCGGTTTTCGGCGGGTTCGTGCTCTCGGGCGGCAGCCTCGGGCCGCTGTTCCAGCCCACGGAGGTGTTGATGATCGTCGGCGCGGGAGTGGGCGCGTTCATCGCCTCGAACAACGGCAAGGCGATCCGCGCCACCTTCCGCAGCTTTTCCACGCTGCGCCGCAGCGCCGGCTACAACAAGGCCATGTACATGGAGCTGATGGCGCTCCTGTACCAGTTGCTGAGCAAGATCCGCCGCGAGGGCATGCTCGGCATCGAGCGCGACATCGACAACCCTGCGGAGAGTGCGCTCTTTTCGCAGTATCCGAAGGTGATCGAAGACCCGATGATCCTCGGTTTCCTGACCGACTACCTGCGCCTGATGGTGAGCGGCGGCATGAACCCGCACGAACTCGACGAGTTGATGCTGCACGAGATCGAGGGTTTCGAGCACGAGGCCCATGTGCCGGCCAATGCGCTCGCCCGGGTCGGCGACGCGATGCCCGCGTTCGGCATCGTCGCCGCGGTGATGGGGGTGGTGAAAGCCCTGAGCACGGCCAACGCGCCGCCCGACCAGATGGGGCAGATGATCGCCCACGCCCTGGTCGGCACCTTCCTCGGCATCCTCGTCGGCTACGGCTTCGTCAGTCCGGTGGCCCACCGCATCGAGCGCCAGGTCGCCGAGGCGGTGAAGATGCTGCAGTGCATCCGGGTGACGCTGCTCGCCAGCCTCAACGGCTACGCGCCGCCGATTGCGGTCGAGTTCGGGCGCAAGACCCTCGATTCGAGCGAGCGCCCCGATTTCGCCGAACTCGAAGCTCACGTGCGGGGCCCGCGGGCCGAGACGGGTAACGCATGA
- the motB gene encoding flagellar motor protein MotB: MSARGAGDQRPVIIVRRKKVVHGHHGGSWKIALADFMTALMALFLVMWIISNAGQKERDAVAEYFRTPLLVSLTGGERQGTSANVIPGGGPDPAHAEGERQRIDPLSQTRPTEIQRRALQNLQQRIINAVEASPQLRELRIQMRFDVTREGLRVQLVDTDARPMFDLASERVAPYMRDLLHLLAPLLNELPNDLSIGGHTDGLQYVDGVRGVGNWELSVGRANATRRELVAGGLDADKLLRVSGFADRVPLPSTTAVDPANRRIEVVVLFDEVAERIRHPVDAVDGFGRPLEAPADGTGAGGDAGASGKAPGAPAD; encoded by the coding sequence ATGAGCGCCCGTGGAGCGGGCGACCAGCGGCCGGTGATCATCGTCCGCCGCAAGAAAGTGGTGCATGGCCACCATGGCGGCAGCTGGAAGATCGCCCTGGCCGACTTCATGACGGCACTGATGGCCCTGTTCCTGGTGATGTGGATCATCTCCAACGCCGGCCAGAAGGAACGCGATGCGGTGGCGGAGTATTTCCGCACCCCCCTGCTGGTGTCGCTGACCGGCGGCGAACGCCAGGGCACGAGCGCGAACGTGATCCCGGGCGGCGGCCCCGATCCCGCGCACGCCGAGGGCGAGCGCCAGCGCATCGACCCGCTGAGCCAGACCCGGCCCACCGAGATCCAGCGGCGCGCGCTGCAGAACCTGCAGCAGCGCATCATCAACGCTGTCGAGGCCAGCCCGCAGCTGCGCGAGCTGCGCATCCAGATGCGCTTTGACGTGACCCGCGAAGGTTTGCGCGTACAGCTTGTCGATACCGACGCGCGGCCGATGTTCGATCTTGCGAGCGAACGCGTCGCCCCCTACATGCGCGATCTGCTGCACCTGCTCGCGCCCCTGCTCAACGAGCTGCCCAACGACCTCAGCATCGGCGGCCATACCGACGGCCTGCAGTACGTCGATGGCGTGCGCGGCGTCGGCAATTGGGAGCTGTCGGTCGGCCGTGCGAACGCGACCCGGCGCGAGCTGGTCGCCGGCGGGCTGGATGCCGACAAGCTGCTGCGCGTATCCGGCTTCGCTGACCGCGTGCCGCTGCCGTCGACCACGGCGGTCGATCCGGCGAACCGGCGCATCGAGGTGGTGGTGCTGTTCGACGAAGTGGCCGAACGCATCCGCCACCCGGTGGACGCGGTCGATGGCTTCGGTCGCCCGCTCGAAGCGCCGGCCGACGGGACAGGGGCCGGCGGGGATGCCGGCGCGAGCGGAAAGGCGCCCGGCGCGCCCGCGGACTGA
- a CDS encoding protein-glutamate methylesterase/protein-glutamine glutaminase, whose translation MSKPRIKVLCVDDSALIRNVLSRIVNEHDDMEVVAVAPDPLVARDLIKKHNPDVLTLDVEMPRMDGLDFLERLMRLRPMPVLMVSSLTQAGSEVTLRALELGALDFIAKPSTDLREGMLEYGELIADKIRAAARSRPRGAAAGARPAPVRLKAPLISSEKLIIIGASTGGTEAIRAVLERLPPNSPAVMIAQHMPGGFTRSFAERLDRLCEITVSEASDGERVLPGHAYIAPGTAHLELARSGANYIVRLSDAPPVNRHRPSVDVLFHSAAVHAGRNAVGVLLTGMGKDGAAGLLEMRQAGATTVAQDEASSVVFGMPREAIAIGGACEVLGLDAIAPRLLELVTQAGHVQRV comes from the coding sequence ATGAGCAAGCCGCGCATCAAGGTGCTGTGCGTCGATGATTCGGCGCTGATCCGCAACGTCCTGAGCCGCATCGTCAATGAGCACGACGACATGGAAGTGGTGGCGGTTGCGCCCGATCCGCTGGTGGCGCGCGACCTGATCAAGAAGCACAACCCCGATGTGCTCACCCTCGACGTCGAGATGCCGCGCATGGACGGCCTCGACTTCCTCGAACGCCTGATGCGGTTGCGGCCGATGCCGGTGCTGATGGTATCGTCGCTGACCCAGGCCGGCTCCGAAGTCACGCTGCGCGCGCTTGAGCTGGGCGCGCTCGACTTCATCGCCAAGCCGAGCACCGATCTGCGCGAAGGCATGCTCGAATACGGTGAGCTGATCGCCGACAAGATCCGCGCCGCCGCCCGCTCGCGGCCGCGCGGAGCGGCAGCCGGCGCGCGGCCGGCGCCGGTGCGCCTGAAGGCGCCGCTGATTTCGAGCGAGAAGCTGATCATCATTGGCGCCTCGACCGGCGGCACCGAGGCCATCCGCGCGGTGCTCGAGCGGTTGCCGCCCAACAGCCCCGCGGTGATGATCGCCCAGCATATGCCGGGGGGGTTCACGCGCTCGTTCGCCGAGCGTCTCGACCGCTTGTGCGAGATCACCGTCAGCGAGGCGAGCGACGGCGAGCGGGTGCTTCCCGGTCACGCCTACATCGCCCCCGGCACCGCCCACCTCGAACTCGCACGCAGCGGCGCGAACTACATCGTCCGCCTCAGCGACGCCCCGCCGGTCAATCGCCACCGGCCGTCGGTCGATGTCCTGTTCCATTCGGCGGCGGTCCATGCCGGGCGCAACGCGGTCGGCGTGCTGCTGACCGGGATGGGCAAGGACGGTGCCGCCGGCTTGCTGGAAATGCGTCAGGCGGGCGCGACCACGGTGGCGCAGGACGAGGCCAGCTCGGTCGTGTTCGGAATGCCGCGCGAGGCGATTGCGATCGGCGGAGCTTGCGAAGTGCTCGGTCTCGATGCGATCGCCCCCCGCCTGCTCGAACTCGTCACCCAGGCGGGGCACGTGCAGCGGGTGTGA
- the cheA gene encoding chemotaxis protein CheA, with amino-acid sequence MDISEFLDSFFEEAVELLADMEGHLLELDCDAPDAEQLNAIFRAAHSIKGGAGAFGFQRLQETTHIFENLLDHARRGELTLRKDIVDLFLETKDMLQDQLEAYRSGGEPDQAAFERICRVLQQLALEEIGKGAGASGSAPVPAVEAPPPPPPPPVVATPVATEPAAAGGAGGHGERRLQVSLLGVAAKDRALLLEELAHLGTLCAQQGGDERYDIELLTAVDADDIEAVLYFIIEAEQLEITPLAAAPAASGAPPAPAVTAAPAPAAAAVPAPVPAPPAKAAAAAKGGGESSSIRVPVEKVDQIINLVGELIITQSMLEQTASGLDDVTHTALLNDMGVLQRNARDLQEAVMSIRMVPMDYVFSRYPRLVRDLAGKLDKDIELVTEGESTELDRSLTERIIDPLTHLVRNSLDHGIEPPAVREAAGKPRRGRLTLSAQHQGGNILIEVSDDGAGLNRDKLLAKAREKGLAVADTMTDDEVWQLIFAPGFSTAEQVSDVSGRGVGMDVVKRNIQSMGGRVEIFSRLGEGTTTRIVLPLTLAILEGMSIRVGEEVFVLPLSAVLESLQPKAEDLHSMGGDDVVLKVRGEYLSVIPVHEALAVAGACTDPVGCIAVIVQAEGRRHALLVDELIGQQQVVVKNLETNYRKVPGVSAATILGDGRVALILDIGGLHRLSRDAKVSTGAAGGAKAGRKTSIKEVETL; translated from the coding sequence ATGGATATCAGTGAATTTCTCGATTCCTTCTTCGAAGAGGCGGTCGAACTGCTCGCCGACATGGAGGGGCATCTGCTCGAGCTTGACTGCGATGCGCCCGATGCCGAGCAGCTCAACGCAATCTTCCGTGCGGCGCATTCGATCAAAGGCGGCGCCGGTGCGTTCGGCTTTCAGCGCCTGCAGGAAACCACGCACATTTTCGAGAACCTGCTCGACCATGCCCGGCGCGGAGAACTGACCCTGCGCAAGGACATCGTCGACCTCTTTCTGGAAACCAAGGACATGCTTCAAGATCAGCTGGAAGCCTACCGCAGCGGCGGAGAGCCCGACCAGGCCGCCTTCGAGCGCATCTGCCGCGTCTTGCAGCAGCTGGCGCTGGAGGAAATCGGCAAGGGCGCCGGTGCGTCGGGCAGCGCACCGGTGCCGGCGGTCGAGGCGCCGCCGCCCCCGCCGCCGCCACCTGTGGTGGCCACACCGGTCGCGACCGAACCGGCTGCGGCGGGCGGAGCCGGTGGCCACGGCGAACGCCGCCTGCAGGTGAGCCTGCTCGGCGTGGCCGCCAAGGATCGGGCGCTGCTGCTCGAGGAGCTGGCTCACCTCGGCACGCTGTGCGCGCAGCAGGGGGGCGATGAGCGCTACGACATCGAGCTGCTGACTGCGGTCGATGCGGACGACATCGAGGCGGTGCTGTATTTCATCATCGAGGCCGAACAGCTCGAGATCACGCCGCTGGCCGCCGCGCCGGCGGCTTCTGGCGCGCCGCCGGCGCCCGCAGTGACGGCCGCACCGGCGCCGGCTGCAGCGGCCGTGCCGGCCCCCGTACCCGCCCCGCCGGCCAAGGCCGCTGCTGCGGCGAAGGGGGGCGGCGAGTCGTCGTCGATCCGGGTGCCGGTGGAGAAAGTCGACCAGATCATCAACCTGGTGGGCGAGCTGATCATCACCCAGTCGATGCTCGAGCAGACCGCGAGCGGGCTGGACGACGTCACCCACACTGCGCTGCTCAACGACATGGGAGTGCTGCAGCGCAACGCGCGCGACCTGCAGGAAGCGGTGATGTCGATCCGCATGGTGCCGATGGATTACGTGTTCAGCCGCTATCCGCGCCTGGTGCGCGACCTCGCGGGCAAGCTCGACAAGGACATCGAGCTGGTCACCGAGGGCGAGTCGACCGAGCTCGACCGCAGCCTGACCGAGCGCATCATCGATCCGCTCACCCACCTGGTGCGCAACAGCCTGGACCACGGCATCGAGCCGCCGGCGGTGCGCGAGGCCGCGGGCAAGCCGCGCCGCGGCCGGCTGACGCTGTCGGCGCAGCATCAGGGGGGCAACATCCTGATCGAGGTCAGCGACGATGGCGCCGGGCTCAACCGCGACAAGCTGCTGGCGAAGGCGCGCGAGAAGGGGCTCGCGGTGGCGGACACGATGACCGACGACGAGGTCTGGCAGCTGATCTTCGCTCCCGGCTTCTCCACCGCGGAGCAGGTCAGCGACGTTTCCGGGCGCGGCGTGGGCATGGACGTGGTCAAGCGCAACATCCAGAGCATGGGCGGGCGGGTCGAAATCTTCTCGCGCCTCGGCGAAGGCACCACCACCCGCATCGTGCTGCCGCTGACGCTGGCGATCCTCGAGGGGATGTCGATCCGGGTCGGCGAGGAAGTCTTCGTGCTGCCGCTGTCGGCGGTGCTGGAGTCGCTCCAGCCGAAGGCCGAAGACCTGCATTCGATGGGCGGGGACGATGTGGTGCTGAAGGTGCGCGGCGAGTATCTGTCGGTGATCCCGGTGCATGAGGCGCTGGCGGTGGCGGGGGCGTGCACCGACCCGGTCGGCTGCATCGCGGTGATCGTGCAGGCCGAGGGACGGCGCCACGCCCTCCTCGTCGACGAGCTGATCGGCCAGCAGCAGGTCGTGGTGAAGAATCTCGAGACCAATTACCGCAAGGTGCCGGGCGTCTCCGCGGCGACGATCCTCGGCGACGGCCGGGTGGCGCTGATCCTGGACATCGGCGGGCTGCACCGCCTGAGCCGGGACGCGAAGGTGAGCACGGGAGCCGCAGGCGGGGCGAAAGCAGGACGGAAAACTTCGATCAAGGAGGTGGAGACGCTATGA
- a CDS encoding chemotaxis protein CheW produces the protein MSHYNADSAAGGAEAQHREFLVFSLGDEEYAVDILKVQEIRGYESVTRIANAPDFIKGVTNLRGVIVPIVDLRIKFRLEHTGYGPETVVIVVNVGGRVIGMVVDGVTDVMTLTPEQIRPAPEFGVTLSSDFLSGLGSVDDRMLVIVDIEKLLTSGEMALVEEARA, from the coding sequence ATGAGTCATTACAACGCCGATTCCGCGGCCGGCGGCGCCGAGGCGCAACACCGCGAGTTCCTCGTGTTTTCGCTCGGCGACGAGGAGTACGCCGTCGATATCCTCAAGGTGCAGGAAATCCGCGGCTACGAGAGCGTGACCCGGATCGCCAACGCGCCCGATTTCATCAAGGGGGTCACCAATCTGCGCGGGGTCATCGTGCCGATCGTCGATCTGCGCATCAAGTTCAGGCTCGAGCACACCGGATACGGGCCCGAGACCGTGGTGATCGTGGTCAATGTCGGTGGACGGGTGATCGGGATGGTGGTCGACGGCGTCACCGACGTGATGACGCTGACGCCGGAGCAGATCCGGCCGGCGCCCGAATTCGGCGTCACCCTGTCGTCGGATTTCCTCAGCGGGCTGGGCAGCGTCGATGACCGCATGCTCGTGATCGTCGATATCGAGAAGCTGCTGACGAGCGGCGAGATGGCGCTGGTGGAGGAGGCGCGGGCCTGA